One window of Dehalobacterium formicoaceticum genomic DNA carries:
- a CDS encoding ATP-binding protein encodes MEIPAIALEEALINAIVHRNYFVQSNIRIFVFDNRVEIISPGCLPNTLNVEAIKTGIHIARNPILLSHIKDIKDVPYRGTGMGITRIIRSCKEQGIQVDFFNEVDKNQFKVVFWREQQRV; translated from the coding sequence TTGGAAATTCCGGCAATTGCTTTAGAAGAAGCATTGATTAATGCAATTGTGCATCGGAATTATTTTGTACAAAGCAACATTAGAATCTTCGTATTTGACAATAGGGTAGAAATTATTAGTCCGGGATGTTTACCCAATACGCTAAATGTAGAGGCGATAAAAACCGGCATTCATATTGCCAGAAATCCGATTTTGCTTTCTCATATCAAGGATATTAAGGATGTTCCCTATCGAGGCACTGGGATGGGAATTACGAGGATCATCAGAAGCTGTAAGGAACAAGGCATTCAGGTGGATTTCTTTAATGAGGTGGATAAAAATCAATTTAAGGTAGTATTCTGGCGTGAGCAACAGAGGGTGTAA